The sequence TCCGCGATGCCACAGGGAACAATATTACCAAAATAGGATAGGTCGGCATTGACATTAAAGGCAAAGCCGTGCATGGTCACCCACCTGCTGGATTTTACGCCCAGCGCACAGATCTTGCGAGGATTCATACGCTTTTCATGGTCCAGCCATACTCCGGTAAGGCCTTCGATCCTGCCTGCTGCCACGCCATAATCGGCCAAGGTAAGGATAATCGCCTCCTCCAAAAGACGAAGGTATTTGTGGATGTCGGTGAAGAAATTATCCAAATCCAACAGTGGATAGCCGACCAACTGCCCCGGCCCATGATAGGTAATGTCCCCTCCTCTGTTGATCTTGTAAAATCTCGCCTGCTTTTCGGCCAATTGGGCCTCGTCAAGGAGCAAATGCGTCAACTCCCCGCTTTTGCCCAAGGTATACACATGCGGATGCTCCACAAACAGCAGGTAATTGGTCGTGGTCACTTGATCGGACGGAGCTTTCTTTCGATTTTCGATCTTCGTGGCCACAATATCAGCAAAAAGCGACTCCTGATAATCCCAGGTTTCTTTATAGTCCTTTTTGCCTAAGTCGATAAATTTTACTTTTTTATTGATGAAATGATTCACAACGTATTCCTTCCAATGATTTATGGTGATCAACACCATTTTTTGACGATGGGTTCTATTTTTTGGCCATCCATCCCTAGTGAGCAGGAGGCCAATGCTTAACGTTTGACAAAATTAATAAAAAATACCATGGCACAGCACAATACCTTAGGAAGCGATGCAGAAGCATTCGCCGCTGATTTTCTGACCACCAAGCATTATACGCTTCTGGAAAAGAACTACCGTCATAAGCACGCTGAAATTGACCTGATCATGGAGCATCGTGGACTGATGGTTTTTGTCGAAGTGAAGTTTAGGAGCGGTACAGGGTTTGGTTATGCAGAGGAGTTTGTCGATTATAAAAAACGTCAATTGATCATCAGGGCTGCCGATCACTATATCCATGAAAAAGACTGGCATAAAGACATCCGGTTTGACATTGTCGGTGTCTATAAAGACAAAGAGGGAACCATTCGGTTTAAGCATTTTGAGGATGCTTTTTATTAGGACCATCGGCATGACGCCCTTTCCCGCGCGTAAGCTGTTCGTGGCTTGAAATCAGGAACATTTGCAATCGGGAACTTAGGACACCCTTTGCCTTACAAAACCCAAGCCCCTCAACGTCCAGCCTGATAGATCAGCTGGCCATCCGCATTCCATTCCGCTTTGATATAAGGCCTGAAATTCCTGGTGAAAGGCTCTTCCTGATATTGGATTTCCCGCTTTCGTATGGTCTTGCCACCATCCGTATTCCAATACTCTGTCCAAAGCCCCACTTTCTCTCCATAATGGTATTCTCCCATGACGGCCAACTGTCCATTTTCATAAAAATGGTAAAAGTTTCCTTCTTTAAGGTCATACTCTACCGGAATCACCTTTTCGATCTGCTGCTCGCCCTTATTGTAATAGGTCACCCTGGAATCTTTGGGCCATCCTTCATAGTAATTGGCCTTGTTTAGCAGAATGTTTTTTTGGTCAAAGGTCATCCAGCGTTCATGCTTGGTGCCAAAGTAAAACATCCCTTTCTCCACCACGGCATCATCAATACGCCTCTCATAGGGTCCATGCAGGAGGTACCCCTTTTCCGGATCAAAGCCTTTGGTTCGGATCACATTGTCCTTGGTGTCCAGCCAGTAAACATCACGCACATACGGGTTGACCTGCCTGTTACGGGCGGTATAATGGAAAAGCTGGTATTGGGTTTTCCCCCTGGCATCCACCCGGATAAAGTCTTTTCGGGTCCGTTCGCCATAATAGATATTCTTCTTCCGCTTTTTTCGTTTCTTCTTTTTTTCTTCCTTTCGCTTTTCATCGTCAAATAAAAGGATCGGTGCCGTGGTAGGCAACAAAGTGCCCTCGACGATCCCTGAAGAATCTGCTTCGGGCGATGCAGAAGACAAGGAGTCAAAACGCTGTGCCTGGGCCACGCTGACGTTGACCAGTACAAGAAGTAGAATGAGGTATTTTTTCATGCCAAGCATAGGCGATACACTGCACTATTTTTATGGGTAACGTTCTAATTGGAAGATTCTATGCTCTAAATAAAAGAAAGGTTTAGAATTAACAAGCATAATCCTTAATTTTGCCCAATTATTAAAACGTCGGGAATCGTATCGATTTCATCTTGGGCGGAAAATAAAATTAAAGGTA comes from Echinicola vietnamensis DSM 17526 and encodes:
- the lipB gene encoding lipoyl(octanoyl) transferase LipB, encoding MNHFINKKVKFIDLGKKDYKETWDYQESLFADIVATKIENRKKAPSDQVTTTNYLLFVEHPHVYTLGKSGELTHLLLDEAQLAEKQARFYKINRGGDITYHGPGQLVGYPLLDLDNFFTDIHKYLRLLEEAIILTLADYGVAAGRIEGLTGVWLDHEKRMNPRKICALGVKSSRWVTMHGFAFNVNADLSYFGNIVPCGIADKAVTSLHLELGRPVDELEVKEKVKQHLADLFEMEWEE
- a CDS encoding YraN family protein, which produces MAQHNTLGSDAEAFAADFLTTKHYTLLEKNYRHKHAEIDLIMEHRGLMVFVEVKFRSGTGFGYAEEFVDYKKRQLIIRAADHYIHEKDWHKDIRFDIVGVYKDKEGTIRFKHFEDAFY
- a CDS encoding toxin-antitoxin system YwqK family antitoxin; this encodes MLGMKKYLILLLVLVNVSVAQAQRFDSLSSASPEADSSGIVEGTLLPTTAPILLFDDEKRKEEKKKKRKKRKKNIYYGERTRKDFIRVDARGKTQYQLFHYTARNRQVNPYVRDVYWLDTKDNVIRTKGFDPEKGYLLHGPYERRIDDAVVEKGMFYFGTKHERWMTFDQKNILLNKANYYEGWPKDSRVTYYNKGEQQIEKVIPVEYDLKEGNFYHFYENGQLAVMGEYHYGEKVGLWTEYWNTDGGKTIRKREIQYQEEPFTRNFRPYIKAEWNADGQLIYQAGR